ACCGCAAACGAAAGCACCTGTTCCCAGGGCAAAGGAGTATCCCAGCGCGATCCAGGAAACTTGCGCGCGCGACCATCCAAAACTCTGAATTAAGGGGCGGAAAAATACGCCAAGCGTGCTTGCCGTGGGCCCGAAGGTAAAAAGCTGGATAAAGAGCAGACTCAGTATCACCGCCCAGGCCCGCCTTGTTCCGCTCATCGCTTGACCCTCCGCAACTGATGCGCCCCGTTCGGCTTCCCTTCTCCGCGCTTCCTTGCGCCCTTGTCAAGCCCGTTACCCGTGGTTGGAAGACGGACCCTTGGTCAGAGCGGCGGCTCGTCCGTCCCTCCCGCGTGAGCCTGCCTGCTCGCCCTTCTTAATCTTCTGTGCTCGCCTGCCGCTACACCGACATCCAGCTATTGCGCCCGCCACGGCGCCGTTCGCGCCACTGTCTCAACTCCTCGCCCCGCCCCGCGCCTCCTTCCGGACTGGGCCACACCAGTTCGACGTCTAACAGGCGTGAGAGCGCATCGAGCATGTCGTCATGCTCGCAACCGCCTCCGCCGACCAGGTAATTGCAATACTCCTGCTCGATAAACAGCTCGACCAAATCCTCCTCCACCCCCGCGCTGTTGGTCCGATACAGATTAAACGGAAACAGCAACCGCCCCTCCTTGAACAATGGCACCAGCCGCCCGATCCGATCCGGCTTGGACAGCTTCCCACCCACCTGCTTTATCGGAAAACGGTAGTTCTCCCGCCCCATTCTATCTTGTAAGTATGCGATATCGGCCTGTAGCCCATAGGACTCGTAAGCCACCGTCGAGCGTCCGCCGGCGAACTGCCATTTCCGATGGAGTTCCAGCACCAAATCGCCGCGCTGGGTCAGTCCCAGCCGTTCGCGCACCATATCCAAGACGTAAATATTCTGATCCGCCGCCAGCCCTAGCACCCACATGCTGGTGTAGTCCGCCGTGCCGCTCTTGGAATTGGCCGGATCCACCAGCATCACCTTGTTCATCGCTCGGTAGTTGGGCGGATAGCGCACCGCGTCGAAGCGGCATCGAGGCTGGTTGCCGGCCATCCACTCGCGCTGGAACATTCGTGCCCCAGCTCCTGCCGGCCGTTGCTGATAGAGCGCCTGGAAGCCCAGCGGATCGTTGCGCCGGCGCTTTTCCAGCTCATCCACCGGATAGCGCTCGGGCCACAGCGCCTCACCGGGCTGGCGTCCCAGCGCATCGTTTTCCTCCGCTAGCGCAGGCAAATTGATCCGCGTCCAGTTCTCCTGCCGATGCTCGCTCACGAGCCAGCCGATTAGATCGCCTTCATCCCATCGCGTATGAATTACGATCACCAGCGCTTGGGGCGCCAGCCGCGTGTACAGCACCTTGTTCCACCAGCTGCGAATCTGGCGCCGCACCGCCGCGCTGCGAACTTCCCCCTCGTCCTTGTAGGGATCGTCTATGATGATTAGATCCGCCCGCCGTCCGGTGGCCGAACCACCCCGTCCGATCGCGAAATATGTCCCCCCTGCGCTGGTCGTGAATTTTACTGCGCTGTTGGAATCGCGCCGGACTTCACACTGGGGAAACACCTCGCGAAACAACGGATCGTTGACCTGGTCCTTGACCGACAGGCCAAAGTCCAGCGCCTTGGCTTCGTTGTAGGCGGCTGTGATGATCGAATGCGCAGGATGGCGCCCCAGGTACCAGGCCGGAAAATGCTGGCTAGTCGTCCACGACTTGCCATGTTGGGGCGGCATCGTGATCAGCAGCCGACTCACCTCCCGCCGTTCCGCCGCCATCAGCCAATGAGCCAAGTAGCGCAGATGGCGCGCCGGCTGCCATTGCGGATTGATCGCCTGGCAGTACTGCACCAGGTCGCCGCGCATCGCTTTGATCCGCGCCCCACCGCTCGCCCGCGCCACGCCCACCTCCCCAACCTCGGCCACACCCCTGCTATCAGTGTAGCTGCGCGCAGTTGCTCCACGCCAATTCGGCTGTGACGTTCCGCGGGAGGCCTACGCCATCCCTCTCACGCACGGCAGGGAGTCAAAATGCGCGGATGGAGGGGATAAGCGGTCGTGCGGTTATTTTCGCATTACGTTT
The window above is part of the Candidatus Binataceae bacterium genome. Proteins encoded here:
- a CDS encoding terminase family protein — translated: MARASGGARIKAMRGDLVQYCQAINPQWQPARHLRYLAHWLMAAERREVSRLLITMPPQHGKSWTTSQHFPAWYLGRHPAHSIITAAYNEAKALDFGLSVKDQVNDPLFREVFPQCEVRRDSNSAVKFTTSAGGTYFAIGRGGSATGRRADLIIIDDPYKDEGEVRSAAVRRQIRSWWNKVLYTRLAPQALVIVIHTRWDEGDLIGWLVSEHRQENWTRINLPALAEENDALGRQPGEALWPERYPVDELEKRRRNDPLGFQALYQQRPAGAGARMFQREWMAGNQPRCRFDAVRYPPNYRAMNKVMLVDPANSKSGTADYTSMWVLGLAADQNIYVLDMVRERLGLTQRGDLVLELHRKWQFAGGRSTVAYESYGLQADIAYLQDRMGRENYRFPIKQVGGKLSKPDRIGRLVPLFKEGRLLFPFNLYRTNSAGVEEDLVELFIEQEYCNYLVGGGGCEHDDMLDALSRLLDVELVWPSPEGGAGRGEELRQWRERRRGGRNSWMSV